One window of the Chanodichthys erythropterus isolate Z2021 chromosome 2, ASM2448905v1, whole genome shotgun sequence genome contains the following:
- the mettl25b gene encoding protein RRNAD1: MSVATFSEQEQRELAEKLTWLLSTYRRISDSYIIEFFSESLWDTLPLSWQEALGDLTPPQIADLLLDKEINDRRYPSVWPLSLLALRTAAHVLSFPRKAPGGHSEDAGAAVPEEFQSNQSQSSLLGHIFRKHVKPKKQHEIRRLGTLVKKLCDQANCNCVVDVGSGQGHLTRFLSFGLGLDVTGIEADPNLVSMANKFDRQLLLTLTKENQRSGKAEGLHYAPGPSPRHVVGWVNPQATWDVFIQQLVTASESDSSVGPTTGPYEKKQRVEDLHLEPHSCQTKGEDKAELQNTLQTQRTDINISDSVAQINTGAFPSEMETEMLTCKSIPVTDCGVKELGSFVLTGLHACGDLSSTLLRHFTNCPQVQVITSVACCYMKISTQENPNPPGVFQSPFSSDINSSSEYGYPMSDWVRGLPGHQLSYKAREGACHAIEDYLQRLREESGLLRTHCYRAILESIIRAERPHMRRPGVQTVKKAHALSFSEYACLALPRVGLPADLPYDPVCVDSMLAHQGKVVAYFSLVLLLAPVVETLVLLDRMIFLQERGFQSELIPLFDAAFSPRNLVLVAVKPKEAQS, translated from the exons ATGTCTGTGGCGACTTTTTCAGAGCAGGAGCAAAGAGAACTAGCCGAGAAGCTGACATGGCTCCTGTCAACCTACAGACGCATATCAGACTCCTACATAATA GAGTTCTTCAGTGAGAGTTTGTGGGATACTCTGCCTTTGAGCTGGCAGGAAGCCCTCGGTGATCTTACACCCCCACAGATCGCTGATCTACTGCTGGACAAAGAGATTAATGACAGGCG GTACCCATCTGTGTGGCCTCTGTCTTTACTGGCACTGCGGACAGCAGCACATGTGCTGTCGTTTCCACGTAAAGCGCCAGGTGGGCACAGTGAGGACGCAGGTGCAGCAGTGCCAGAGGAGTTTCAGTCCAACCAGAGTCAGAGCTCTTTGTTAGGACACATTTTCCGTAAACACGTCAAGCCCAAAAAGCAGCATGAAATCCGCCGCCTGGGCACG CTGGTCAAGAAGTTGTGTGATCAGGCTAACTGTAACTGTGTGGTTGATGTTGGGTCTGGACAG GGCCATTTGACACGGTTTCTATCTTTTGGACTCGGCCTGGATGTCACTGGAATTGAGGCTGATCCCAACCTTGTTTCCATGGCTAACAAATTTGACAGACAGCTCCTATTGACACTCACCAAAGAGAATCAAAGG TCAGGAAAAGCTGAAGGTCTGCATTATGCACCTGGTCCTTCTCCTCGTCATGTGGTGGGCTGGGTCAACCCACAGGCTACATGGGATGTCTTCATTCAGCAACTTGTGACAGCAAGTGAAAGTGACAGTAGTGTTGGACCGACCACTGGGCCATATGAAAAGAAACAAAGGGTGGAAGATCTGCATCTGGAGCCTCATTCATGCCAAACCAAAGGAGAGGACAAAGCAGAGTTACAAAATACTCTTCAGACTCAAAGAACTGACATAAATATTTCAGACTCCGTAGCCCAAATAAACACTGGGGCTTTTCCATCGGAAATGGAAACCGAAATGCTTACCTGTAAAAGCATACCAGTTACTGATTGTGGTGTAAAAGAACTGGGTAGTTTTGTCCTTACAGGTCTTCACGCCTGCGGAGACCTTAGCTCCACACTTCTGCGGCATTTCACCAACTGCCCTCAGGTTCAGGTCATCACGTCTGTGGCTTGCTGCTACATGAAAATCTCAACCCAGGAGAACCCAAACCCTCCAGGGGTATTCCAATCCCCGTTTTCTTCAGACATCAATTCCAGTTCAGAATATGGTTATCCAATGAGTGACTGGGTACGTGGATTACCAGGGCACCAGTTGTCCTACAAGGCACGAGAGGGAGCGTGTCATGCAATAGAGGACTATCTTCAGCGGCTGAGAGAGGAGAGTGGGTTACTGCGGACACACTGCTACAGAGCCATCTTAGAAAGCATCATCAGAGCGGAGAGGCCCCATATGCGCAGACCGGGTGTTCAGACCGTTAAGAAAGCCCACGCACTGTCATTTTCCGA GTATGCTTGTTTGGCTTTGCCACGGGTCGGTCTACCCGCTGATCTCCCATATGACCCTGTCTGTGTGGATTCAATGCTAGCACACCAGGGTAAAGTGGTGGCATACTTCAGCTTGGTTCTTCTCCTGGCACCTGTGGTGGAGACTCTAGTGTTACTGGACAGAATGATTTTCCTCCAGGAGAGAG GTTTTCAGAGTGAACTCATCCCACTCTTTGATGCTGCTTTTTCCCCACGAAACCTGGTACTGGTGGCCGTCAAGCCCAAAGAAGCACAAAGCTGA
- the isg20l2 gene encoding interferon-stimulated 20 kDa exonuclease-like 2 — protein MSDSGIVLNLVFEEPGPLCKSDKSGGNLKHKRFLGRRHYLERKGLLKEKQNVKWNSLPPKNKKLSLQKNTNTQFNGGDQSKKSNTQLSGGDRLKKSNTQLSGGGRSKMSKTQSGGDQSKKSNTQLRGGGQSKKSNTQLSGGGRTKKSNTQLSGGGQSKKSNTHLSGGAVFPKFTSNLLNKTNKPSPSSSANTSSTFSCPSTASTFQRHPTHQAAPRTLGPLKYVALDCEMVGTGPKGVCSELARCSIVNYDGDVLYDKFIKPINPVTDYRTRWSGVRRKDLVNATPFHTAQKEIVKILKGKMVVGHAIHNDFKVIKYFHPNCQTRDTSKIPLLNQKAGQPENITLSLKRLTKAILNQDIQTGNDGHSSVEDAVATMELYKVVEKTWEQKLRALSLSDKAMDLAQNQK, from the exons ATGTCAGACTCCGGGATTGTGTTGAACCTGGTTTTTGAAGAACCTGGTCCTCTATGCAAATCAGACAAATCCGGAGGAAATCTCAAACATAAGCGTTTCCTTGGAAGAAGACATTACCTGGAGCGCAAGGGTTTGTTAAaagagaaacaaaatgtaaagtgGAACAGCCTCcctccaaaaaataaaaagctctcccttcaaaaaaatacaaacacacaGTTCAATGGAGGGGATCAATCGAAAAAGTCCAACACACAGCTCAGTGGAGGAGATCGATTGAAAAAGTCCAACACACAGCTCAGTGGAGGGGGTCGATCGAAAATGTCCAAGACACAAAGTGGAGGGGATCAATCGAAAAAGTCCAACACACAGCTCCGTGGAGGGGGTCAATCAAAAAAGTCCAACACACAGCTCAGTGGAGGGGGTCGAACAAAAAAGTCCAACACACAGCTCAGTGGAGGGGGTCAATCAAAAAAGTCCAACACACATCTCAGTGGAGGGGCTGTTTTTCCTAAATTTACCTCTAATCTGCTGAATAAGACCAATAAGCCTTCACCTTCAAGTTCTGCAAATACATCTTCCACATTTTCATGTCCATCCACTGCCAGCACGTTTCAGAGGCACCCGACACACCAAGCGGCACCTCGCACCCTTGGACCTTTAAAATACGTGGCATTGGACTGTGAGATGGTGGGAACAGGACCGAAGGGGGTTTGCAGTGAACTCGCCCGCTGCAGTATTGTTAACTACGACGGTGATGTTCTTTATGACAAATTTATCAAACCCATCAATCCTGTGACAGATTACCGAACTCGCTGGAGTGGAGTCAGGAGGAAGGATTTAGTCAATGCCACACCCTTCCATACGGCACAAAAAGAG ATTGTGAAGatattaaaaggaaaaatgGTTGTGGGCCATGCCATCCATAATGACTTCAAGGTCATAAAATATTTCCATCCTAATTGCCAAACGCGAGACACATCGAAGATTCCATTGCTAAACCAGAAAGCTGGACAGCCTGAGAATATAACACTCTCTCTGAAGAGGCTCACTAAAGCTATCCTCAACCAGGACATACAG ACGGGGAATGATGGCCACTCATCAGTAGAAGATGCCGTAGCCACCATGGAACTGTACAAAGTAGTGGAGAAGACGTGGGAGCAAAAGCTCAGAGCTCTCAGCCTTTCAGATAAAGCAATGGATCTAGCTCAGAAtcaaaaataa